One genomic region from Reichenbachiella ulvae encodes:
- a CDS encoding PAS domain-containing sensor histidine kinase, whose protein sequence is MTELLDFETLIQTFDDLPMGVGIFEVPDTSDSKSIRYIYMNKVILYEMRKAKEEVFGKKIIEVAPEAFEHEGGLMVMDTYRKVAAEGKSINLGLVEYSNHMVAGTYECSVHPIKENYVYVMLRNVTELEQKKQELEQKNNELRQYAIIASHDLKSPLNTVSEIINLIELQFKLDDSLSELLHFISDSTHRMRNVIDALLDHGRIGQGKEKTMVDCQKLLEVIQQDLATKIKETNAIIEVGKMPQIMGYKTELRLLFQNLISNGIKFSKPGLAPKVKISAKKLKGWTFTVEDNGIGIDKQFQEQIFNIFERLHDRRKYDGSGIGLAHCKKIIELHKGEIWVKSKPGEGSAFHFSIPCSV, encoded by the coding sequence ATGACTGAATTACTTGATTTTGAAACTCTAATCCAAACCTTCGATGATTTGCCTATGGGGGTAGGCATTTTTGAAGTGCCTGACACGAGCGACTCTAAAAGCATTCGATACATCTATATGAATAAGGTGATCCTCTATGAAATGAGGAAAGCAAAGGAGGAGGTTTTTGGTAAGAAAATCATAGAGGTAGCACCAGAAGCCTTTGAGCATGAGGGAGGTTTGATGGTCATGGACACTTATAGAAAAGTAGCAGCCGAAGGAAAGAGTATCAACCTGGGCTTGGTGGAGTATTCTAATCACATGGTCGCTGGAACCTACGAGTGCTCCGTTCACCCAATCAAGGAAAATTATGTCTATGTCATGCTCAGAAATGTGACGGAATTAGAACAAAAAAAGCAGGAGTTAGAGCAAAAGAACAATGAGCTGAGACAATATGCCATTATTGCATCACATGATTTGAAGTCTCCTCTCAATACCGTTTCTGAAATCATAAACCTAATCGAGCTTCAGTTTAAACTAGATGATTCCTTAAGTGAATTGTTGCACTTCATCTCAGACTCAACCCATCGCATGAGAAATGTGATTGATGCACTACTAGACCATGGTAGGATAGGTCAGGGAAAAGAAAAGACGATGGTGGATTGTCAAAAACTGCTTGAAGTAATCCAGCAAGATTTAGCAACTAAAATAAAAGAAACGAATGCCATCATAGAAGTGGGCAAAATGCCACAGATCATGGGGTATAAGACAGAACTTAGATTGTTGTTTCAGAATTTGATTAGTAATGGCATTAAATTCAGCAAGCCTGGCCTGGCACCCAAAGTCAAAATATCTGCTAAAAAACTAAAGGGATGGACATTTACTGTAGAAGACAATGGCATTGGAATAGACAAGCAGTTCCAGGAACAAATCTTTAACATCTTTGAGCGATTACATGATAGGAGAAAGTATGACGGATCAGGCATCGGATTGGCTCATTGCAAGAAAATAATAGAACTGCACAAGGGTGAAATATGGGTAAAGTCTAAGCCCGGTGAGGGAAGCGCCTTTCATTTTTCCATTCCATGCAGTGTATAG
- a CDS encoding response regulator, with protein sequence MQKKILVVDDELLIAQGWKMCLELEGFVVDFVLGVKEAIKKIEEREYDLIITDLKMPELDGEVLLQYLQESKLPSKVIISSGHIGNDDHLEKYEFEKIVEKPFNIEHEIEAIKELLKD encoded by the coding sequence ATGCAAAAGAAAATATTGGTAGTAGATGATGAATTGTTAATAGCACAAGGGTGGAAAATGTGTTTGGAATTGGAAGGCTTTGTTGTGGATTTTGTTTTGGGAGTGAAAGAAGCCATCAAGAAAATAGAAGAAAGAGAGTATGACTTGATTATAACCGATCTGAAAATGCCCGAACTGGATGGTGAAGTCCTGCTGCAGTATTTACAAGAATCTAAGCTACCCTCTAAAGTCATCATCAGCAGCGGCCACATTGGGAACGATGATCATTTAGAAAAGTATGAATTCGAAAAGATAGTCGAAAAGCCATTCAATATTGAACATGAAATCGAGGCAATCAAAGAGTTGCTCAAGGATTGA
- a CDS encoding fumarylacetoacetate hydrolase family protein, producing MKILAIGRNYVEHIEELNNEKPDEPVVFSKPDSAILRNNDAFYYPDFTKDIHHEVEVVVRICREGKNIDPKFVHKYYDQFGIGIDFTARDLQTKLKNKGLPWDLAKGFNGSAPISTFRSTEGYDLKNLNFGLKIDGQQVQQGNTSHMMFDIDYLICYLSRFFMLKKGDLIFTGTPKGVGPVQIGNRLEAFLEDEKVMDFEIK from the coding sequence ATGAAGATACTGGCCATAGGTAGAAACTATGTGGAGCACATCGAGGAGTTGAACAATGAGAAGCCGGACGAACCGGTAGTTTTTTCCAAGCCTGATTCTGCTATTCTTAGAAACAACGACGCTTTTTATTACCCGGATTTTACAAAGGACATTCACCACGAAGTGGAGGTGGTCGTCAGGATCTGCCGAGAGGGTAAAAACATCGATCCTAAGTTCGTACACAAATACTACGACCAGTTTGGGATCGGTATAGATTTTACGGCCCGGGATCTTCAGACCAAGCTCAAGAACAAGGGGCTGCCCTGGGATCTGGCCAAAGGCTTTAATGGTTCGGCACCTATCTCTACCTTTCGATCTACCGAAGGCTATGATTTGAAAAACCTCAATTTCGGACTCAAAATAGATGGCCAGCAAGTGCAGCAGGGCAATACCAGCCACATGATGTTCGATATTGATTATCTGATTTGCTACCTCTCCAGGTTCTTTATGCTCAAGAAGGGGGATTTGATTTTTACCGGTACGCCTAAAGGAGTAGGGCCAGTTCAAATCGGCAACAGGTTGGAAGCATTTTTGGAAGATGAAAAAGTGATGGATTTTGAGATTAAATAG
- a CDS encoding ATP-binding protein — protein MRVKSDLYSVLSEFNEIGDVKEVLNETPSCLKLINRQGELIMMNPKGLSLIESDSLESVVGASVYDLVEPSHRQKFIEFNEKVCAGEKGSLIFEIVGLKGARRWMETYASPFTLSNGETCHIAITNDVTEKIEAQKQSELREKALAESMRLSALGQFVGGVGHEINNPLTIISTQTSFLKMYLNKNGKIEPDMLLQVLDQIESTTMRMSEIVGNLKFFSREPKEEDKGINELKSLAENTINLSRKKLNIKGIKIIENYESCQLYCNPIQISQVIINLINNASDAIETKKDKWIEISIFAEDDQKVVISVKDSGDGIADDLKDQIMNPFFTTKKIGEGTGLGLSISQSIVIEHGGRLYYNEQSTNCEFIVELPLSNN, from the coding sequence TTGAGAGTAAAATCTGATTTGTATTCAGTCCTTTCCGAGTTCAATGAGATCGGAGATGTCAAGGAGGTTTTGAACGAGACTCCCTCATGCCTGAAATTGATTAATAGGCAAGGGGAACTGATCATGATGAACCCCAAGGGCCTAAGTCTGATCGAGTCGGATTCACTGGAGTCTGTGGTTGGTGCATCTGTATATGATTTGGTCGAACCCAGTCATCGACAGAAATTTATAGAATTCAATGAAAAGGTTTGCGCAGGAGAGAAAGGTTCGCTCATTTTCGAAATAGTTGGATTAAAAGGAGCCCGAAGATGGATGGAGACCTACGCCAGCCCTTTCACCTTGTCCAATGGTGAAACCTGTCACATCGCCATCACCAATGATGTGACAGAAAAAATAGAAGCACAAAAGCAAAGCGAATTAAGAGAAAAAGCCTTGGCTGAATCCATGCGCCTATCTGCATTAGGGCAGTTTGTAGGTGGGGTGGGCCACGAAATCAACAATCCGCTCACGATCATTTCTACCCAAACCTCCTTCCTCAAAATGTATTTGAACAAAAATGGAAAGATAGAGCCGGATATGCTTCTACAAGTTTTGGATCAAATCGAATCCACTACGATGAGGATGTCTGAGATTGTAGGCAATCTCAAGTTCTTTTCGAGAGAACCAAAGGAGGAGGACAAAGGAATCAATGAATTAAAGTCACTGGCAGAAAATACGATTAACCTCTCAAGAAAGAAGTTGAATATCAAAGGCATCAAAATCATTGAGAATTATGAGAGTTGCCAGTTGTATTGTAACCCGATTCAAATTTCTCAAGTAATCATTAACCTAATTAACAACGCCAGTGATGCCATTGAAACCAAGAAGGACAAATGGATAGAGATTTCAATATTTGCAGAGGATGATCAAAAGGTTGTTATATCTGTGAAAGACAGTGGAGATGGCATAGCAGACGACCTAAAAGATCAAATTATGAATCCATTTTTTACAACCAAGAAAATAGGAGAAGGCACAGGTTTGGGGTTGTCTATATCTCAGAGCATCGTGATAGAGCATGGCGGCAGATTGTATTATAACGAGCAGTCCACCAATTGTGAATTTATCGTTGAGTTGCCCTTGTCCAATAACTGA
- a CDS encoding WG repeat-containing protein has product MSNRKVFLILILLILPILLLGIYNYFVNEFSDAFAKGYFGESESKSEQKSQIPSTNDDILYRICEDAICELGTPSGYINSVGDTIIPIGQFYYCYTDTIKNYGIVLDHSGNCKALNNHGEYLYDVKWYDNGPDYLSDGMFRILKDGKIGYANSKGEIAIEPQFKCASQFNEGLAKVSYDCELINGKGHTKMISESWIYINRRGEKIK; this is encoded by the coding sequence ATGAGTAACAGAAAAGTATTTTTGATTTTAATTCTGCTAATATTGCCAATACTACTTTTAGGGATATATAATTACTTTGTTAATGAGTTTTCCGATGCTTTTGCTAAAGGATATTTTGGAGAATCAGAATCTAAATCAGAACAGAAAAGCCAAATACCTTCGACCAATGACGACATTTTATATCGGATTTGTGAAGATGCAATATGTGAATTAGGAACTCCGTCAGGCTATATTAACTCAGTTGGTGATACAATTATACCAATAGGCCAATTTTATTATTGTTATACCGATACAATAAAGAATTATGGGATCGTATTAGACCATAGTGGTAATTGCAAGGCATTAAATAATCATGGCGAATATCTTTATGATGTAAAATGGTATGATAACGGTCCTGATTACTTATCTGATGGAATGTTCAGAATATTGAAAGATGGTAAAATCGGATATGCTAATTCAAAAGGAGAAATTGCTATAGAACCACAGTTTAAATGTGCAAGCCAATTTAATGAGGGGCTAGCAAAAGTTTCCTATGATTGTGAATTAATAAATGGTAAAGGACATACAAAAATGATAAGTGAGTCCTGGATTTACATAAATAGAAGAGGTGAAAAAATAAAATAG
- a CDS encoding DUF6090 family protein: MIQFFRKIRQNLLLEGQTGKYLKYALGEIVLVVIGILIALQINNLNENSKQKRQANNYKQTLITELKVDLMSLDQLDTLCRKMQGDINDYISYFKKPDKEIGVVIQEMDKVTYYGDFYQSRAYTIDDIINTGNLELFSKEIKHAILELKATQEFYEKNREEVVQHWVLSNLEFENAVDMLSFYDLSDVEAKNLNDWRLDLKSDQYRLFNNRALSLLRTYYFRTDQNHKMKQSIEKLLTELEQE, from the coding sequence ATGATCCAATTCTTTAGAAAAATCAGACAAAACTTGCTTTTAGAGGGGCAGACAGGGAAGTATCTGAAATATGCTTTGGGAGAGATAGTTCTGGTCGTGATCGGGATATTAATTGCCCTTCAAATCAACAATTTAAATGAAAATTCAAAACAGAAACGCCAGGCGAATAACTACAAACAAACTTTAATAACAGAGCTGAAAGTTGATTTAATGAGCTTGGATCAATTGGATACTTTGTGTCGCAAAATGCAGGGTGATATCAATGATTATATCTCCTATTTTAAAAAACCAGATAAGGAAATCGGTGTGGTAATACAAGAAATGGATAAGGTGACCTATTATGGTGACTTCTACCAAAGCAGGGCCTATACCATAGACGATATTATCAATACGGGCAATCTGGAACTATTTAGCAAAGAGATCAAACATGCCATTTTGGAATTGAAAGCCACGCAGGAGTTTTATGAAAAAAACAGAGAGGAAGTGGTACAACATTGGGTACTTAGCAATCTTGAATTTGAAAATGCAGTAGACATGCTTTCCTTTTATGATCTCTCAGACGTTGAAGCGAAAAATCTCAATGACTGGAGGTTGGATTTAAAATCAGATCAATACCGATTGTTCAACAATAGGGCACTTTCTCTTTTACGGACTTATTATTTCCGAACCGATCAAAACCACAAAATGAAACAGAGCATTGAAAAACTGTTAACAGAATTGGAGCAGGAATGA
- a CDS encoding L-lactate MFS transporter, with product MEKIKNRWLIAASAVGIHVSIGAVYAYSVLKKPLLEGIGWEFKQTAWAFSIAILFLGLSAAFLGRKVEKMGPRKSGMLAASFYGVGLVLAGLAIQLESVYLFYLGYGVISGIGLGVGYICPVSTLVKWFPDRRGLATGLAIMGFGFGALLASSIIQFLIVNVGLAFTFYILGVAYFVIMMSSAQYLAPPPADWVPEGFEADGKTESKKKIKTDLAQVSSIEALSTVRFYYLWLMLFLNVTCGIAVISIASPLSQEIAGLTPVAAAAMVGAMGLFNGLGRIGWASFSDVIGRPMTYTAFFVLQIGAFFLLPQTTNAVVFQVLVFLILTCYGGGFASIPAYIGDVFGTKNLSAIHGNILTAWAAAGLVGPQLAAYVREATGSYTQTLYIFAGLFVLALVISILIQFNIRSIKEGNKVDKEPLMPLNKVSGSVS from the coding sequence ATGGAAAAAATCAAAAACAGATGGCTCATTGCTGCATCAGCTGTAGGGATTCACGTATCGATAGGCGCAGTATATGCCTATAGCGTATTGAAAAAACCTTTACTAGAGGGAATCGGATGGGAGTTTAAGCAAACGGCATGGGCCTTTAGTATAGCCATATTGTTTTTAGGGCTGTCGGCGGCCTTTCTGGGAAGAAAGGTGGAGAAGATGGGACCGAGGAAGAGTGGAATGCTGGCAGCCTCTTTTTATGGAGTCGGCTTGGTGCTGGCAGGACTGGCTATTCAACTCGAGAGTGTGTATCTCTTCTATCTGGGCTATGGCGTCATTAGCGGTATAGGGCTTGGGGTAGGCTATATCTGTCCGGTATCTACTCTGGTCAAATGGTTTCCGGATCGCAGAGGTCTGGCTACAGGGCTGGCGATCATGGGCTTTGGCTTTGGGGCGCTATTGGCCAGTAGCATCATCCAATTTCTGATTGTGAATGTGGGCCTGGCGTTTACCTTTTATATTTTGGGAGTGGCCTATTTTGTGATCATGATGAGCTCGGCTCAGTATCTGGCTCCACCACCAGCAGATTGGGTGCCCGAAGGCTTTGAAGCAGATGGAAAGACTGAAAGCAAAAAGAAGATCAAAACAGATCTGGCACAGGTTTCTTCGATAGAGGCTCTATCAACCGTTCGCTTTTACTACCTGTGGCTGATGCTCTTCCTGAATGTAACCTGTGGGATCGCGGTAATATCTATCGCCTCACCTTTGTCTCAGGAGATAGCCGGGCTGACTCCCGTAGCTGCAGCTGCGATGGTGGGTGCCATGGGCTTGTTCAATGGTCTGGGGCGCATCGGTTGGGCGAGTTTTTCTGACGTGATCGGCAGACCGATGACCTATACGGCTTTCTTCGTGTTGCAGATTGGGGCTTTCTTCCTATTGCCACAGACTACCAATGCGGTCGTCTTTCAAGTACTGGTGTTCTTGATCCTGACCTGCTATGGGGGAGGTTTTGCTTCTATCCCGGCCTACATCGGAGATGTGTTTGGGACGAAAAACCTTTCGGCCATCCACGGCAATATATTGACTGCCTGGGCAGCTGCCGGATTGGTAGGACCACAACTGGCAGCCTATGTGAGAGAAGCTACTGGTAGCTATACCCAAACGCTCTACATCTTTGCAGGTTTGTTTGTGCTGGCACTGGTGATCTCCATTTTGATCCAGTTCAACATTCGATCTATCAAAGAAGGAAACAAAGTAGACAAGGAGCCACTCATGCCACTCAACAAGGTGTCGGGTTCGGTTTCATAA
- a CDS encoding 6-bladed beta-propeller, with protein MIKITNPILLVATLSMAYLTSCSVAPAKEEAQKEVILNANDFVVDAFWPKPLPNGWILGETPGIHADKNDNIWIIQRPASLSPREVRKEDSPYTPECCSPAPSVIQFDQEGNVLQAWQVGDTTKSEVDGNQLWVGSEHGIYVDDSLNVWIGNAKNHMVMKYTSSGELLLQIGINGQTGGSNDTTLLGGPADMAVDMAANEVFIADGYANRRVIVFDANTGAYKRHWGGFGEKPHDEELPSFDEVDSIRSFKTAVHAISLSADGLLYVVDRSNSRIQIFEKDGTYVKQFFVAKEAGPGTIWDVTFSRDPKQSKLYVADAKNMKVWVYDRQSFEVLGSFGSGGRNAGQFGWVHCVTMDSEGNLYTSEVKPGLRVQKFNPLPL; from the coding sequence ATGATCAAAATCACGAACCCTATCCTACTAGTAGCCACCCTTTCGATGGCTTATTTGACTTCCTGCTCAGTAGCCCCTGCCAAGGAAGAGGCACAGAAAGAAGTCATTCTCAATGCCAATGATTTCGTAGTAGATGCCTTCTGGCCCAAGCCCTTGCCCAATGGCTGGATCCTCGGTGAGACTCCCGGCATCCATGCTGACAAAAACGACAACATCTGGATCATCCAGCGCCCTGCCTCCCTGTCTCCCAGAGAGGTGAGAAAGGAAGACAGCCCCTATACACCGGAGTGCTGCTCCCCTGCGCCCTCGGTGATACAGTTCGATCAGGAAGGAAATGTGCTACAGGCCTGGCAGGTAGGTGACACGACCAAAAGCGAAGTAGACGGCAACCAACTATGGGTCGGGAGCGAACATGGCATCTATGTAGACGACAGTCTGAATGTGTGGATTGGCAATGCCAAGAATCACATGGTCATGAAATACACCAGCAGTGGCGAACTCCTGCTTCAGATAGGCATCAACGGACAGACAGGAGGCAGTAACGACACGACTTTGCTCGGAGGCCCTGCAGACATGGCCGTAGACATGGCGGCCAACGAGGTATTCATTGCCGATGGCTATGCCAACCGCAGAGTGATAGTCTTCGATGCGAATACCGGGGCTTACAAAAGACACTGGGGAGGATTCGGCGAAAAACCGCACGATGAGGAACTGCCTTCATTTGACGAAGTAGACTCCATCCGCTCTTTCAAAACTGCTGTACATGCCATCTCCCTTTCAGCCGATGGTCTGCTCTATGTAGTCGATCGATCCAACAGCCGCATACAGATCTTCGAGAAAGACGGGACTTATGTCAAGCAGTTTTTTGTGGCAAAAGAAGCGGGTCCAGGTACTATCTGGGATGTCACTTTCTCTCGTGATCCTAAGCAAAGCAAACTCTACGTCGCAGATGCCAAAAACATGAAAGTATGGGTCTATGACCGCCAGAGCTTTGAGGTATTGGGGTCCTTTGGTTCCGGAGGACGAAATGCCGGACAGTTCGGCTGGGTACACTGCGTGACCATGGACTCTGAAGGCAACCTCTACACCAGCGAGGTGAAACCCGGACTGAGGGTTCAGAAGTTCAATCCCTTACCTTTATAG
- a CDS encoding zinc-binding alcohol dehydrogenase family protein — translation MKAAITTQAGNPEVIEIKEVAQPEAKTGWVLIQVRAFGLNRSELFTRRGDSPGVEFPRIQGIECVGWVQEDPSGTYANGQQVAAIMGGMGRFFDGGYAEYTLVPLEIVFPFESQLPWHILGAIPEMFQTVSGSLHQALEIEAGEVLLIRGGTSSIGMLACQLAKTKDLTVVSTTRNPAKKQTLLDNGADHVLIDSGSISEELRSLYPAGVDKVLELIGTQTLKDSLKCIAPKGMVCMTGILGNEWTMKDFTPMGDIPSLGRLTVYMGESKNLSKELLQAFIDEVEKGSIQLNIDKVYPLDQVPIAHQYMEDNLAKGKIVVELK, via the coding sequence ATGAAAGCTGCCATCACTACCCAGGCTGGAAATCCTGAAGTCATCGAGATCAAAGAAGTCGCACAACCTGAGGCGAAAACAGGGTGGGTGTTGATTCAGGTCAGAGCTTTTGGACTCAACAGATCAGAATTATTTACCCGAAGGGGGGATTCGCCAGGAGTCGAATTTCCGCGCATACAGGGTATCGAGTGTGTGGGATGGGTACAGGAAGATCCCTCCGGTACCTATGCCAATGGTCAGCAGGTGGCCGCCATCATGGGTGGCATGGGGCGGTTTTTTGATGGGGGCTATGCAGAATATACGCTCGTACCCTTAGAGATCGTCTTTCCTTTCGAGAGCCAACTACCCTGGCACATCCTTGGGGCCATACCTGAGATGTTTCAGACCGTATCGGGTTCTTTGCATCAAGCCCTGGAAATAGAAGCAGGCGAAGTGCTCTTGATCAGGGGAGGGACTTCTTCTATCGGTATGCTGGCTTGTCAGCTGGCCAAAACAAAAGACCTGACCGTCGTATCTACCACCCGTAATCCCGCTAAGAAGCAGACCCTGCTGGACAATGGAGCAGATCATGTACTCATCGATTCGGGATCTATTAGCGAAGAACTCCGCAGCTTGTACCCGGCTGGAGTTGATAAGGTGCTGGAATTGATCGGAACCCAAACGCTAAAGGATTCTTTGAAGTGCATAGCCCCAAAAGGGATGGTATGTATGACCGGAATCCTGGGCAATGAATGGACGATGAAAGACTTTACCCCCATGGGAGACATCCCGTCGCTGGGTCGACTGACCGTCTATATGGGAGAGTCCAAAAACCTATCCAAAGAACTGCTTCAGGCCTTCATCGATGAAGTAGAAAAGGGAAGCATTCAACTGAATATTGACAAAGTCTATCCACTGGATCAGGTCCCCATCGCCCATCAATACATGGAAGACAACCTGGCCAAAGGCAAAATAGTGGTAGAGCTGAAATAG